Within the Dehalococcoidia bacterium genome, the region CCGCGATCACGTACGGCGCCTCGTCCTCGAAGCCCGGAGCCGGGCGCTGGCTGATCAGGTAGGTGTGCAGCGTGCCCTTGCCGGAGAGCGTCTTCCACTCGAAGTTGTCCGAGAGGCACTCGGGGCAGAAGGCGCGGGGATAGAAGAAGAACGCCTTGCAGTCGTTGCAGTACTGCAGGCGCAGCTCGTGCTGCTTGCAGCCGTCCCAGTAGGGCTGGGTTTCGGGCGTCGGCTGCGGCAACGCCCTCGCTCTGCGCGTGGTCATCTGAGGTATCCTCCTCTGCCGGGCCTGACCCGGATGTGCGGTAGGGGCCTCGGGCGACGCCGCCGGTTGGCGTCCGTCTTTATCTACCCAACCCGCCGCTTGAGCCGCAAGCGCGCCGCCCACGCGCGGCGCTACGATGGGCGAGCGACAGCGCCATCCCGGGAGAGAAAGGCGATGGACTCAGCCAGCTTCGAGGTGCGCACCGGCGACCAGCCCGTCGTGGTCGATATTACCGGCCGGGTTGAGCAGGCGCTGGCAGGCCGCGGCGACGGCCTGGCGCACATCTTTGTGCCGCACGCGACGGCCGGCCTCGCCCTGATCGAGACCGGCTCCGGCAGCGAGCGCGACCTGCTTGACCGGCTCGATGCGCTGCTGCCGCGCGATGCCCGCTACCAGCACGCGCACGGCGCCGCCGGTCACGGCCGCGATCATCTGCTGCCGGCCTTTCTGCCGCCCGCGATCACGCTCGTCGTGCGCGGAGGCCGGCTGCAGCTCGGACGCTGGCAGTCGCTGGTGCTGGTCGACACCAACATCGACAACCCCGTGCGCACCGTGCAGGTCACGCTGCTGCCGCGTGCCTAACCGCGCTTTGCTTCGACATCGCCGCCCTGCGGCGATCTGAAGTACGCCGCGTCTCCCTTCCCCACCGGAGAAGGGTTGTCCGCGAGGTACCTATTGTCCTCAGTCCCCACCCTTCCCGCGCCGGGAAAAGGGACAGGTTTCGCAAGCGAAACCAGGGTTAGGCCCCCGGCCGCGACCGCGATTGCCGGCATAGCTCGCCGGCGCAGATCCCGATTCTGGATTGACCCGCCGTGGCGTCCGCCCTACCATGCCGCTCGGCGGGAGCACTGCCTTCCCGCACGAACCGTGGACAGGACTACCATGCTCGTCGAAACCGGCATTCCCTCCAACGACCTGCGCGCGGCGGGCGCGGCGGCGCAGCGGCTCGAAGCGCTTGGCTACGACGGCGTCGTCACGCCGGAAGTGAAGAACGACCCGTTCCTGCCGCTTGCCGTGGCGGCCACGACGACGGAGCGCGTCTCGCTCGGCACCTCCGTCGCCATCGCCTTCCCGCGTAGCCCGATGATCACGGCGCTGATGAGCTGGGACCTGCAGCGCGCCTCCAGCGGCCGTTTCATCCTCGGCCTGGGCACGCAGGTGAAGGGCCACAACGAGCGCCGCTACAGCACGCCATGGGTCGGCCCGGCGCAGCCGCGCATGCGCGAGTACGTCGGCGCCCTGCGCGCGATCTGGCACACCTGGCAGACGGGCGAGAAGCTCGACTTCCGCGGCAAGTACTACACGCACACACTGATGACGCCGGAGTTCAACCCCGGTCCGCTGGCGTCGGGCGCGCCGAAGATCGTGGTCTCGGCCGTGGGACCGTACATGGCGCGGCTGGCCGGCGAGCTGTGTGACGGCGTGCGCATGCACGGCTTCTGCACCGCCAAATACATCCAGGACGTGATCTTGCCCGAGCTCAAGATCGGCGCCGAGCGCGCCGGCCGCGATCCGAAGACGCTTGAGGTCTCCGGCGGCGGCTTCATCGTCACCGGCGAGACGCAGGCCGAGGTGGAGAAGGCTCGAGAGGCGGCGCGCACGCGCGTCTCGTTCTACGGCTCGACGCGCTCCTACCACGGCGTGTTCGAGGCGCACGGCTGGAGCGACATCGGCCCGCGCCTGCACGAGATGTCGCTCAAGGGCCAATGGCAGGCGATGCCCGGCGCCGTGCCGGACGACGTGCTGGAGCATTTCGTCGTGGCCGGCACCTACGACCAGATCGTGCAGCGCATCACGCAGCGCTTCGGCGGCATCTGCACCCGCGTCTCGCTCTCGCTGCCGGCGCGCACGCCGGAGGAAGAGGCGCGGGCGAAGGCGATGCTCGCCGAACTGCACGCGGCGGGCGCGCCCGCCGCGGCACGTTGAGGCCGGTCGGCCCTCAATCCCCCGTCCCCTTTCCCCCAATTCTGGAGGGAAAGGGGCGATCCGGCGGAGCACGGCTCGATCGGCGCCGGGTTAACCGTTAGCCAATCGGAGTGCCCAACCAACCGTCTCCCCTCGCCCAGGATTGGGAGAGGGGCCGGGGGTGAGGGCCGAGCGCGCCGCCCGCGGCCTGCTTGACCTGCTCGATGAAGGCCAGCGCCAGCGGTGAGAGGTGGCGGCCGCGCCGTGCCGCCCAGCCGATGCGGCGCTGCAGCGCGGGCAGCAGCGGCCGCACGGCGAGCAGCGAGCGGAACTCGAGCGTGCTGCTGACCGGCGCGAAGCAGACGCCGGCACCGCGTGCCACCAGTTGCAGCAGCGCGTGCTGGCTGCGCAGCTCGATCGCGCTCTCCAGCCCCAGCCCGAGCACCTGCGCCTCCCGCTCGAGCTGGGCGCGCAGGCCGTGCCCCGGCATCGAGAGCAGCAGCCCCGGCTCCGAGAGAGCCGTGTCCAGCGGAACGGCCGCGCCCGCGGCGAGGGCGTGATCCGGCGGCAGCGCCAGCACGATCTCCTCGTCGAACAGGGGACGGATCGCCAGGCGCGAGTCGGCAAGCGGCAGCACGACGATCGCCAGATCGGCCTCGTCGGCCAGGATGCGGCGCAGCGCGTCGTCCGTGCCCAGCATCTCCACGCTGATCCGCGCCCGCGGGCTGGTCTGGCACAGCGCGGCGAGGGCTGGCGGCAGAATGTTGTCGGTCACCGTTTCGGTGGCGCAGACGCGTAGGCTGCCCGCCGGGCTCGTACGCAGGCCGGCGATCGCGCTCGCCGTCGCCGCCAGGTCGTCGAGCACGCGCTCGGCCGCTTCGGCCAGCAGCAGGCCGGCGTCGGTGGGCAGCACGCGCCGGCCCACGCGGTGGAAGAGTGGTGTGCCCAGCTCGCGCTCCAGTACGCGGATCTGCTTGCTGATCGATGGCTGAGCGACGTGTTCAGCCTCGGCGGCGCGGGTGACGCTGCCCGCGCGTACCACGGCGCGCAGGTAGCGCAGTTGATGCAGCTCCACCTCATGCCCTTCGTCTATGCAAGCGATGCGATCCATATCGTAGTCGCGTGGCATTGCACGGGCGATACTGACCTCATGGATTCTTTGCTGAAAGACGGGGCGAGGCGATGGCTGTGGATTCGGGACATAATGTGGCCGGCGTGCGCGAGCAGTTCGGCGCGATCGCGGCCGCCTACGCCGTCAGCGCTGTGCACGCCTCCGGGCCGGACCTGGCGCACTTGATCGAGGCCGCCGAGTTCACCGCCAGCGAGACCGTGCTCGACCTCGGCTGCGGCGCCGGGCACACGGCGCTGGCCGCGGCGCCGCGCGTGGCGCGGGTCATCGCCGTGGACGTCACGCCGGAGATGCTGGAGGTGGCCGCGGGCCTGGCCGTGCAGCGCGGCGTGACGAATGTTGAGTTCCGCCGCGCTGACGTGCTCGCCCTGCCCTTCGCCGATGCCAGCTTCGACGTCATCACCAGCCGTTACAGCGCCCATCACTACGCCGATCCGCAGCAGGCGCTGCGCGAGGCGGCGCGGGTGCTGCGTCCGGGCGGGCGCTTTCTGCTGGTGGACACGTCCGCGCCGGAGACGCCGTTCCTCGACACCTTCTTCAACGCGGTCGAGCTGCTGCGCGACCCCTCGCATGTGCGCAACTGCCGCATCTCCGAGTGGACGCGGCTGTTCAGCACGGCCGGCTTCGCCTGCGAGACGCTGCTGGAAGGCGCGATTCCGCTGGAAGGCGATGCCTGGGTGGAGCGCAGCCGCACCGCGCCCGAGCGCGTGGCCGCGATCAAAGCCGTCTTCGCCACCGCCCCGCCCGCCGCGGTCGAAGCGTTCGCGCTGCGTACTGGCGCCGCGTGGGGCTGGACGATCCCGATGGCCCTGCTGCGCGGGCGCCTGGCCACGACCAAAGCCGCCGCCTGAGCGCCGCACGGCCAGAGGGCACGCTGCACGAGGCGCCCGAGCGGGGCCGAGTCGTCTTTCGCCGCGCTCGGCCGGCTCACGTTACACCGGTTGCCCTGGCCTTGAGTGGCCTCGAGCTGGCCATGCCGCCGCCGTTTGCCTGGCGTCCGTGGCCGCCGTGGATCGGTCGCGATGGCTCGTTCCGGGCGCCCGCCGCGCGGCAATCTGGCCGAATCACGGCCAGGGCTGGTGCGGCGCGGCGGAATGTGTATAATTTCACACATGCCCGCGGCAAAATCCGCGGGCCCGGCGTCTTGACGAGCTTCGGATCCGTGGTACGATCACGAGTCAACTCGGGCGTACGCGGATCATCCCCACGGCGGTCTACCGGGCATTTGCTGGACCCCACGCAGGCGCCGCTCGTCGCAGCAGGGCGATTCGCAGCACAGACGAGACGGCATCGGCGGCATTCGCATTTATGAGAGACGCGGGCCGATGACTGAACGTTCCCCCTTTGCTCTGCCGGCTGGCCCCGGCGCCCAGGCGCTCGATCTGCGCGGGTCGTTGTACAACCCGAAACACGAGCACGATGCCTGCGGCGTGGGATTCGTGGCCGACACCTCGGGGGCGCGGAGCCATCGCATCCTCGCCACGGCGATCGAGTGCGTCACGAACCTGACGCACCGCGGCGCGATCAGCGCCGACGGCCGCACCGGCGACGGCGCCGGCATCACCACCCAGATCCCGTACAAGCTCTTCCGCCCGCTGCTGGAGCGCAAAGGGCTGCACCTGGGAGACGACGGCGACCTCGGTGTGGGCATGGTGTTCCTGCCCAACGGCGACCCGGCCGCGCGTGAGCGGGCGCGGGCGATCGCGGAGGCGGCCTTGCAGCGCCAGGGGCTGCGCCTCTTGCTCTGGCGCACCGTGCCGGTCGACGCCTCGGTGCTGGGTGAGATGGCGGCGCGCGAGCGGCCCTGGATCGAGCAGGTGCTGGTCGGCCGGCCGGCTGCGCTCAAGCCGCTCGACTACACGCGGCGGCTCTTCCTGGCGCGCAAGGAGATGGAGCGGCGCGCCCTGGAAGGGAACATCCAGGGCTTCTATCTGCCCTCGCTCTCGAACCGTACGCTCGTCTACAAGGGGCTGCTCGTCGCGCACCAGTTGCCGACCTTCTACCGCGACCTGCGCGAGCCGAGCTACGAAACGGCGCTGGCCGTCTTCCACCAGCGCTACAGCACCAACACCTTCCCCAACTGGTACCTGGCGCAGCCCTTCCGCATGCTCGCGCACAACGGCGAGATTAACACGCTGGCCGGCAACACGAACTGGACGCGGGCGCGTGAGGCCGAGCTGCAGTCCGGGATCTGGGGCGACGCGGTGCGCGAGATCGAGCCGCTGATCCAGCCGGGCGGCTCGGACTCCTCGGCGCTCGACAACGTGCTGGAGACGATCGTGCTCTCCGGCCGCGACATCCGCCACGCCTTCATGATGTTGATCCCCGAGGCGTGGGAGAACATGCCCAACATGCCCAAAGAGCGGCGGGCGTTCTACGAGTACCACGCCTGCCTGAGCGAACCCTGGGACGGCCCGGCCAGCATGGCCTTCACCGACGGCGTCTTCGTCGGCGCCACGCTCGATCGCAACGGCCTGCGGCCCGCGCGCTACCAGCTCACCCGCGACGGCATGATCGTGATGGGCTCCGAGGCGGGCATGGTCGATCTCGACCCGGCGGACGTGGTGGAGAAGGGCCGGCTCGGCCCAGGCCACCTGATCGGCGTCGACACGGCGAAGGGCGAGCTGCTCTACAACGACGAGATCAAGGACGCGATCGCCGCGCAGCAGCCCTACGGCACCTGGGTGAAGCGGCAACTGCTGCACCTCGACTCCTGGCTGGAGACGCGCTCGCCCAGCGATCTGCCCGCCGACCCGCTCGATCTGCAGCGGGCGCAGGCGGTCTTCGGCTACACCTCCGAAGAGCTGGAGTTCGTGCTCAAGCCGATGGCGGCCGAGGGCAAGGAGCCGGTCGGCTCGATGGGCGACGACACGGCGCTGGCCGTCTTCGCCTCGCGCCCGCGCCTCGCCTCCTCCTACTTCAAGCAGAAGTTCGCGCAGGTCACCAACCCGCCGATCGACCCCATCCGCGAAGAGCTGGTGATGTCGCTGGACAGCTACCTCGGCCGGCGGCGCAGCCTGCTCGAAGAGACGGAGCAGCACGCGCGCCTGATGCACCTGGCCAGCCCGCTGATGATCGACGAGGAGATGGACGCGCTGCGTCGCATCGCCGAGCCGGCCTTCCACGCGATCACGATCCCCTGCACGTTCGATGTCGCGGACGGCGCCGAGGGCATGGCGTCGGCGCTGCAGAGGCTTTGCGCCCAGGCTGAGATCGCGGTCGAGGACGGCGCCACGATCCTGGTGCTGAGCGACCGTGGCATCACGGCGACGAAGGCGCCGATCCCGATGCTGCTGGCCGTGGGCGCGGTGCATCATCAACTGATCCGCGGCGGCAAGCGCATGAAGGCGAGCATCATCGCCGAAACCGGCGAGGCGCGCGACGTACACCAGATCGCGCTGCTGATCGGCTTTGGCGCCAGCGCGGTGAATCCGTACCTGGCCTACGCCACGCTGCGGGCGCTGGTCGAGGAAGGAAACGCCTCAGCCAAGGACACGCTCAAGGGCACGAGCGAGGAGAAGGCCGCCGAGAACTACGAGAAGGCGATCGACGCCGGCCTGCTCAAGATCATCTCCAAGATGGGCATCTCCACGATCAGCGGCTACCACGCCGCCCAGATCTTCGAAGCGATCGGCCTCGACCAGGCCACGCTCGACCTCTGTTTCGCCGGCCTCGAGTCGCGCATCGGCGGCGTCGGCATCCGCCACCTGGCCGAGGAGACGTTGCAGCGGCACGGCGTCGCCTTCGCCAACGGTTCCGCGCCCGCGCTGGACGCCGGCGCCTACTACCGCTACCGCCGCGACGGCGAGTACCACAGCTTCAACCCCGATGTCTGGCGGCAACTGCACAAGGCGGTGCAGGGCGGCGACTTCGCCGAGCACAAGGCCTACGCCGAGCTGGTGAACAGCCGCCACCCGGCCACGCTGCGCGACCTGCTGCAGTTTGTGCCCGGCGACCCGGTGCCCCTCGATGAGGTCGAGCCGGCCGAGCAGATCGTCAAGCGCTTCGTCGCCACGGCGATGTCGCTGGGCGCGCTCTCGCCCGAGGCGCACGGCACGATTGCGACCG harbors:
- a CDS encoding Zn-ribbon domain-containing OB-fold protein, with protein sequence MTTRRARALPQPTPETQPYWDGCKQHELRLQYCNDCKAFFFYPRAFCPECLSDNFEWKTLSGKGTLHTYLISQRPAPGFEDEAPYVIAVVKLDEGPHLMSNIINVEPKPESLKPDMPLEVVFTEMSETITLPRFQPAQKQGA
- a CDS encoding YjbQ family protein; this translates as MDSASFEVRTGDQPVVVDITGRVEQALAGRGDGLAHIFVPHATAGLALIETGSGSERDLLDRLDALLPRDARYQHAHGAAGHGRDHLLPAFLPPAITLVVRGGRLQLGRWQSLVLVDTNIDNPVRTVQVTLLPRA
- a CDS encoding TIGR03617 family F420-dependent LLM class oxidoreductase, with the translated sequence MLVETGIPSNDLRAAGAAAQRLEALGYDGVVTPEVKNDPFLPLAVAATTTERVSLGTSVAIAFPRSPMITALMSWDLQRASSGRFILGLGTQVKGHNERRYSTPWVGPAQPRMREYVGALRAIWHTWQTGEKLDFRGKYYTHTLMTPEFNPGPLASGAPKIVVSAVGPYMARLAGELCDGVRMHGFCTAKYIQDVILPELKIGAERAGRDPKTLEVSGGGFIVTGETQAEVEKAREAARTRVSFYGSTRSYHGVFEAHGWSDIGPRLHEMSLKGQWQAMPGAVPDDVLEHFVVAGTYDQIVQRITQRFGGICTRVSLSLPARTPEEEARAKAMLAELHAAGAPAAAR
- a CDS encoding LysR family transcriptional regulator, with amino-acid sequence MELHQLRYLRAVVRAGSVTRAAEAEHVAQPSISKQIRVLERELGTPLFHRVGRRVLPTDAGLLLAEAAERVLDDLAATASAIAGLRTSPAGSLRVCATETVTDNILPPALAALCQTSPRARISVEMLGTDDALRRILADEADLAIVVLPLADSRLAIRPLFDEEIVLALPPDHALAAGAAVPLDTALSEPGLLLSMPGHGLRAQLEREAQVLGLGLESAIELRSQHALLQLVARGAGVCFAPVSSTLEFRSLLAVRPLLPALQRRIGWAARRGRHLSPLALAFIEQVKQAAGGALGPHPRPLSQSWARGDGWLGTPIG
- a CDS encoding methyltransferase domain-containing protein, which produces MAVDSGHNVAGVREQFGAIAAAYAVSAVHASGPDLAHLIEAAEFTASETVLDLGCGAGHTALAAAPRVARVIAVDVTPEMLEVAAGLAVQRGVTNVEFRRADVLALPFADASFDVITSRYSAHHYADPQQALREAARVLRPGGRFLLVDTSAPETPFLDTFFNAVELLRDPSHVRNCRISEWTRLFSTAGFACETLLEGAIPLEGDAWVERSRTAPERVAAIKAVFATAPPAAVEAFALRTGAAWGWTIPMALLRGRLATTKAAA
- the gltB gene encoding glutamate synthase large subunit, with the protein product MTERSPFALPAGPGAQALDLRGSLYNPKHEHDACGVGFVADTSGARSHRILATAIECVTNLTHRGAISADGRTGDGAGITTQIPYKLFRPLLERKGLHLGDDGDLGVGMVFLPNGDPAARERARAIAEAALQRQGLRLLLWRTVPVDASVLGEMAARERPWIEQVLVGRPAALKPLDYTRRLFLARKEMERRALEGNIQGFYLPSLSNRTLVYKGLLVAHQLPTFYRDLREPSYETALAVFHQRYSTNTFPNWYLAQPFRMLAHNGEINTLAGNTNWTRAREAELQSGIWGDAVREIEPLIQPGGSDSSALDNVLETIVLSGRDIRHAFMMLIPEAWENMPNMPKERRAFYEYHACLSEPWDGPASMAFTDGVFVGATLDRNGLRPARYQLTRDGMIVMGSEAGMVDLDPADVVEKGRLGPGHLIGVDTAKGELLYNDEIKDAIAAQQPYGTWVKRQLLHLDSWLETRSPSDLPADPLDLQRAQAVFGYTSEELEFVLKPMAAEGKEPVGSMGDDTALAVFASRPRLASSYFKQKFAQVTNPPIDPIREELVMSLDSYLGRRRSLLEETEQHARLMHLASPLMIDEEMDALRRIAEPAFHAITIPCTFDVADGAEGMASALQRLCAQAEIAVEDGATILVLSDRGITATKAPIPMLLAVGAVHHQLIRGGKRMKASIIAETGEARDVHQIALLIGFGASAVNPYLAYATLRALVEEGNASAKDTLKGTSEEKAAENYEKAIDAGLLKIISKMGISTISGYHAAQIFEAIGLDQATLDLCFAGLESRIGGVGIRHLAEETLQRHGVAFANGSAPALDAGAYYRYRRDGEYHSFNPDVWRQLHKAVQGGDFAEHKAYAELVNSRHPATLRDLLQFVPGDPVPLDEVEPAEQIVKRFVATAMSLGALSPEAHGTIATGMNRLGAKSNTGEGGENSERRAILPNGDTANSKIKQVASARFGVTPVYLSSAEEFEIKMAQGSKPGEGGQLPAFKVSATIAALRHTLPGTPLISPPPHHDIYSIEDLKQLIYDLKMVNPRARVAVKLVAEEGVGTIAAGVAKGYADTIHISGHDGGTGASPLSSIKNAGAPFELGLSETQQVLVMNDLRGRVKVRADGGMKTARDVIVAAMLGAEEFGFGTAAAVSVGCKMARQCHLNTCPVGVATQREDLRAKFIGTPEMVVNFFMHLAQDVRETLAGLGFRSVDEIVGRTDLLRQVRAGEDPRVHLVSLARVLKQVDPEGRRPHRHEQERNTEPGDQPLDDRILADLGDAIASPRPIRLSYEITNRNRTVGARVAGEIAYRHGDDGLPAGNIELHFTGSAGQSFGAFTYKGMQLVLTGEANDYVAKGMGGGEVVVRPPAESGFASHENTIVGNTVLYGATGGKLFVAGRAGERFAVRNSGALAVVEGVGDHGCEYMTEGVVVILGETGRNFGAGMSNGVAYVLDESREFPKKINPELVGLAQVTGAADIEMMETLIRRHHELTGSQRARQILDNWDAYLPLFWKAAPHLALTEDGPMTIVHRHLRSLKELVH